A stretch of the Bacteroidota bacterium genome encodes the following:
- a CDS encoding S9 family peptidase: MIMKRLFIIAFTLLFSVNLNAQKKNITLEDIFKTGTFTANSVYGLVSMKDGLHYSTMAGGKILQYEYAKASDPVVIISEADLKIDGKSISIDSYQFSPDETKMLLASETEQIYRHSTRKNYYVYDRKTKVVTPVSTGEKQMYATFSPDGSKVGFVRGNNIYIKDLTSGKETQVTKDGLHNNIINGATDWVHEEEFAFSVAYFWSPDSKKIAYYKFDESKVKEFSFDEFNNQLYPSAYQFKYPKAGEDNSIVTIHTFDLASASDKIMDIGKEVNQYIPRIKWTMESNTLSIVRMIRYQNKLELLFNNATTGESKVVYTESCDTYIDIHQAQGDYVYFTADKSSFIITHEKDGFNHIYRYDMTGKLLNQITKGHWDVVNFKGIDEKTKTIFYTASETTPTEKDIYSIKLDGTGKKKISTEKGTHAPDFSNGMKYYINFFSTANTPTFIAIYNAQGKQIRVLENNDALVKKMAEFDMSKKELFMFKTSEGIELNAWMMKPSNFDPTKKYPVFLTFYGGPGSNQVNNSFAGRNYFWHQMLTQKGYIVMCVDNRGTMYRGKAFKHSTYKQLGKLEVTDQIETAKYLATLPYVDKSRIGTWGWSFGGYLSSLCITKGADYFKTAIAVAPVTNWRYYDNIYTERFMSLPQENASGYDDNSPINHVDKLKGKYLLIHGSADDNVHYQNTMEMITALVKANKQFDLFIYPDKNHSIYGGNTSFHLYTKMTDFILNNL; the protein is encoded by the coding sequence ATGATTATGAAACGACTTTTTATTATCGCTTTTACACTCTTGTTTTCAGTTAACCTGAATGCACAAAAAAAGAACATTACACTAGAGGATATTTTTAAAACAGGAACATTTACAGCAAACAGTGTATATGGACTTGTTTCTATGAAGGATGGACTTCATTATTCGACAATGGCTGGCGGTAAAATTTTGCAATATGAATATGCCAAAGCATCTGATCCGGTAGTGATAATTTCAGAGGCTGACCTCAAAATAGATGGCAAATCAATCAGTATCGATAGTTATCAATTTAGTCCGGATGAAACAAAAATGCTTCTAGCATCTGAAACGGAACAAATTTATCGTCATTCTACTCGAAAAAACTATTATGTATATGATAGAAAAACAAAAGTAGTAACTCCGGTAAGCACGGGTGAAAAACAAATGTATGCTACCTTTTCACCTGACGGTAGTAAAGTAGGCTTTGTGAGAGGAAATAACATCTACATCAAAGACTTAACTTCTGGTAAAGAAACACAAGTAACCAAAGACGGTTTGCACAACAATATCATCAATGGTGCAACAGATTGGGTACACGAGGAGGAGTTTGCATTTTCAGTTGCCTATTTCTGGAGCCCTGATAGCAAAAAAATTGCCTATTATAAATTTGATGAAAGCAAAGTAAAAGAATTTTCGTTTGACGAATTTAACAACCAACTTTATCCTTCTGCTTATCAATTCAAATATCCTAAGGCTGGAGAGGACAATTCAATCGTAACCATTCATACGTTTGATTTAGCCAGTGCTTCCGACAAAATAATGGATATCGGGAAAGAAGTAAATCAGTACATTCCTCGAATTAAGTGGACAATGGAATCCAATACCCTTTCAATTGTTAGAATGATTCGTTATCAAAATAAATTGGAATTATTATTTAACAATGCAACAACCGGTGAATCCAAAGTTGTATACACCGAAAGTTGTGATACGTATATTGACATTCACCAGGCACAAGGAGATTATGTTTATTTTACGGCAGACAAAAGTAGTTTTATCATTACGCATGAAAAAGATGGGTTTAACCATATTTACAGGTATGATATGACCGGTAAATTATTGAATCAAATCACCAAAGGGCATTGGGATGTTGTCAATTTCAAAGGCATTGACGAAAAAACAAAAACCATTTTTTATACCGCTTCTGAAACAACGCCAACTGAAAAGGACATCTACTCTATTAAATTGGACGGCACCGGCAAGAAGAAGATATCTACAGAAAAAGGTACGCATGCCCCTGATTTCAGCAACGGTATGAAGTACTATATCAATTTCTTTTCAACCGCAAACACACCTACTTTTATAGCTATTTACAACGCACAAGGAAAACAAATACGTGTGCTTGAAAATAATGACGCATTGGTAAAAAAAATGGCGGAATTTGACATGAGTAAAAAAGAACTCTTTATGTTCAAAACATCTGAAGGAATTGAGCTAAATGCATGGATGATGAAACCATCTAATTTTGATCCCACAAAAAAATACCCTGTATTTTTAACATTTTATGGTGGCCCGGGAAGCAATCAGGTAAACAACTCCTTTGCAGGAAGAAATTATTTCTGGCACCAAATGTTAACCCAAAAGGGATACATTGTTATGTGTGTGGACAACAGAGGAACAATGTATCGTGGAAAAGCATTTAAGCATAGTACCTACAAACAACTTGGAAAATTAGAAGTAACTGACCAAATTGAAACAGCTAAATATTTAGCCACATTACCTTATGTTGATAAATCCAGAATAGGAACATGGGGTTGGAGCTTTGGCGGCTATTTAAGCTCACTTTGTATTACCAAAGGAGCCGATTATTTTAAAACAGCAATCGCTGTAGCACCGGTTACGAATTGGAGGTATTACGATAATATCTATACTGAGCGTTTTATGAGTTTGCCACAAGAGAACGCAAGTGGATATGATGATAATTCGCCTATCAATCATGTAGATAAATTAAAAGGCAAATACTTGTTAATTCATGGAAGTGCAGATGATAATGTGCATTATCAGAATACGATGGAGATGATAACTGCCTTAGTGAAAGCGAATAAGCAATTCGACTTGTTTATTTATCCGGATAAAAATCATAGCATTTATGGAGGAAACACTTCTTTCCACCTGTACACAAAAATGACGGACTTCATCTTGAATAACCTTTAA
- a CDS encoding DUF2339 domain-containing protein — protein sequence MTNEEKINLIGQKMLILSNNLDKYHQELAALKQQLEVLQKGTTEQKISIPPVVIVPEPKIEIVPEIKKEVIPEVKEETPVVKLEQPIVTPVQQQYIPPITPKPKSDFNFEAFVGGKLITIIGIVILVIGLGIGVKYAIDNDMLGPLARIVLAYVAGGILLFIALRLKPNYKAFSAVLLSGGMASLYFTTFIAYSLYGMFGQIPAFAIMVVFTMFTVYAATVYNLQVIGIIGLVGAYAVPMLLSDGSGKVEVMFSYMVIVNIGILFLSFKKYWQVLNHLAFGFTWLIFFIWMVTNYRFENYSKISIIFSSLFFIIFYMSNMAYKIIKQEKFSAWDVIRIVSNSFIFFGIGYATLNYENTNDYLGVFTVANALVHFVFAFIVFKNKLLDRKLFYLLIALVLSFITIAVPVQLEGDWVTLFWATEAVILFSIGRYKGIRFYEWMGYSMILLAILSLLQDWTVIADSYRYYPELYAQSTPFANISLFTSVFVIMMLGTMIYVNKKKPLVDIETKKFSIYSFTEYAMGISLFLITYFTFSNELSLYFEMLYNKSLIKVPSTEAWADPGAIMEIRDYSTLNIKSVVLGMYNLLFFSGFCMLVISKFKTDVVRWTCLTLNLFIAIAFITEGLSNLGALDHSLHIETEYYVLNTSLTYLRYVSYALFGLFLYVNYRLLKTETFQRFTISKIYIGAIVHFFILVVLSYELVFLQEARNSVYHYYANNTVYKLGFTALWGVYSFAMIAIGMYKKNQIMRISAILLFGITLIKLLTFDTWDLSTGYKVIAYMLLGVILLVVAFLYQKFKGFIFGEENK from the coding sequence ATGACAAACGAAGAAAAGATAAATCTCATCGGGCAGAAGATGTTGATTTTATCAAACAATTTAGATAAATACCATCAAGAACTCGCTGCTTTAAAACAACAATTAGAAGTACTTCAAAAAGGTACAACGGAACAAAAAATCAGTATTCCACCTGTTGTAATTGTCCCGGAACCTAAAATTGAAATCGTTCCTGAAATCAAAAAGGAAGTGATACCAGAAGTGAAAGAGGAAACGCCTGTTGTGAAACTAGAACAACCAATTGTCACTCCTGTTCAGCAACAATACATTCCACCTATTACACCCAAACCAAAATCTGATTTTAATTTTGAAGCATTTGTGGGTGGTAAACTAATTACCATCATCGGTATCGTAATATTGGTAATTGGATTAGGGATTGGTGTTAAATATGCCATTGACAACGACATGTTGGGGCCACTCGCACGCATTGTACTTGCTTATGTAGCAGGAGGAATTTTGTTATTTATTGCATTGCGCTTAAAACCCAATTATAAAGCATTTAGTGCAGTATTACTTAGTGGCGGGATGGCTTCACTCTACTTTACCACTTTTATCGCTTATAGTTTATATGGCATGTTCGGACAAATTCCGGCATTTGCTATTATGGTTGTATTTACCATGTTCACAGTTTATGCGGCCACGGTTTACAATTTACAAGTAATCGGTATTATTGGACTGGTTGGTGCTTATGCTGTTCCGATGCTCTTGAGTGATGGATCTGGAAAGGTTGAAGTGATGTTTTCGTATATGGTGATTGTGAATATTGGAATCCTGTTTTTATCCTTTAAGAAATATTGGCAAGTGCTCAACCATCTTGCCTTTGGCTTTACGTGGTTGATTTTTTTCATATGGATGGTAACCAATTATCGCTTTGAGAATTATTCTAAAATCTCAATCATCTTTTCTTCCTTGTTTTTTATAATTTTTTACATGAGCAATATGGCTTATAAAATTATTAAACAGGAAAAATTTAGTGCGTGGGATGTGATTCGCATTGTTTCGAATAGCTTCATTTTTTTCGGAATAGGATATGCAACTCTTAACTACGAGAACACCAACGATTACCTAGGCGTATTTACAGTTGCCAATGCACTTGTTCATTTCGTTTTTGCATTCATCGTATTCAAAAACAAACTACTTGATAGAAAACTATTCTATTTATTAATCGCACTTGTATTAAGTTTTATCACAATTGCGGTTCCTGTTCAACTTGAAGGTGATTGGGTTACATTATTCTGGGCAACAGAAGCCGTTATATTATTTTCTATCGGAAGATATAAAGGGATTCGTTTTTATGAATGGATGGGTTATTCGATGATTCTGTTAGCCATATTAAGTCTATTACAAGATTGGACAGTGATAGCTGATTCGTATCGTTATTATCCTGAACTATATGCTCAATCTACACCTTTTGCAAATATTTCATTATTTACTTCTGTATTTGTGATTATGATGCTTGGCACTATGATCTATGTGAACAAAAAGAAGCCGCTAGTTGATATAGAAACTAAAAAATTCTCTATTTATTCGTTTACAGAATATGCAATGGGCATCTCACTCTTTCTTATTACTTATTTCACCTTTAGCAATGAGCTATCTTTATATTTTGAAATGCTTTATAATAAGTCGCTCATCAAAGTACCATCCACTGAAGCATGGGCAGATCCAGGTGCAATTATGGAAATCCGTGATTATTCGACACTTAATATCAAATCAGTGGTTCTTGGAATGTACAATCTCCTTTTCTTTTCCGGATTTTGCATGCTTGTCATTTCAAAATTCAAAACAGATGTAGTACGTTGGACATGCTTAACTCTCAACCTCTTTATTGCCATCGCTTTTATTACAGAAGGCTTGAGTAACCTGGGAGCACTCGACCATTCTTTACATATAGAGACAGAATATTACGTATTAAATACATCTTTAACCTATCTGCGTTATGTTTCTTATGCTTTATTTGGACTATTTCTCTATGTAAATTATAGATTATTAAAAACAGAAACCTTTCAACGATTTACAATTTCAAAAATTTACATCGGAGCAATTGTCCACTTCTTCATATTGGTCGTTTTGAGCTACGAGCTTGTATTCTTGCAGGAAGCACGAAATAGTGTATATCACTATTACGCAAACAATACAGTATACAAACTTGGTTTTACGGCATTGTGGGGAGTATATTCTTTTGCAATGATTGCTATTGGGATGTATAAAAAGAATCAAATTATGCGCATTTCAGCAATTTTGCTTTTTGGAATAACATTAATAAAATTATTAACGTTTGACACATGGGATTTATCAACAGGATATAAGGTTATTGCATATATGCTTTTGGGAGTTATTCTTTTAGTTGTAGCATTCTTGTATCAAAAATTTAAAGGTTTTATATTCGGAGAAGAAAACAAATAA
- a CDS encoding DUF255 domain-containing protein has product MIKKILFALGIATIVVIAQSFIDKAMIEKDETAGPVKWYTFEEAVALQKKNPKPIMVDIYTSWCGPCKMMSKNTFGHPIIAKYLNEHYYPVKFDAETRDSVKFNGYVFANKNPEGTPRPVHDFAISILEGKLSYPSVVFLNEDIKKLHTVVGYYKADQFEPYLKFFGSGKYKDTKWEDFLNTFVAETKEPEPATFPGK; this is encoded by the coding sequence ATGATTAAAAAAATACTTTTCGCTTTAGGAATTGCAACAATTGTGGTTATTGCTCAAAGTTTTATTGACAAAGCCATGATTGAAAAGGATGAAACAGCCGGACCAGTAAAATGGTATACATTTGAAGAAGCTGTAGCCCTTCAAAAGAAAAATCCCAAGCCTATAATGGTAGACATCTATACCAGCTGGTGCGGGCCTTGTAAAATGATGTCAAAAAACACCTTTGGACACCCTATTATTGCCAAATATCTGAATGAACACTATTATCCTGTTAAATTTGATGCAGAAACGCGTGATAGCGTTAAATTTAATGGATATGTATTTGCGAATAAAAATCCGGAAGGAACACCACGACCGGTTCACGACTTTGCTATATCCATACTTGAAGGCAAACTCTCCTATCCATCCGTTGTTTTTTTAAACGAAGACATCAAAAAGCTTCATACAGTAGTTGGCTACTACAAAGCCGATCAATTTGAGCCATATTTGAAATTCTTTGGAAGTGGGAAATATAAAGATACAAAATGGGAGGACTTTCTAAACACCTTTGTTGCAGAGACCAAAGAACCAGAGCCGGCTACTTTTCCGGGTAAATAA
- a CDS encoding peptide MFS transporter, translating to MSTATAKKGHPKGLWVLFGTEMWERFNFYGMRAILTLFLVNSLMMKEEDASLLYGGFLGLCYLTPMLGGFISDRFFGNRNCIMLGGAMMAAGQLLLFFSASVFSTNLGLANTLMWTALGVIVFGNGFFKPNISSMVGSLYPKQEKSKLDTAFTIFYMGINLGAFLGQTICPYIGDVEVGGIRDVHAFKWGFLAASIAMIVGTLVFFFLKNKYVVTPEGKPLGGLPSKNDHSDYEEGEAQKAVFSTKSLIIAVISFIALFFLFRYILDGNNFIKTLIYPIIYASGITLAGLIISDSSLTKVERDRIIVIYIVAFFVIFFWAAFEQAGSSLTFIADNQTDLNFFGWDMPASMVQVFNGVFVFAFALPFSILWDKLRAKGKEPMSPMKQAIGLALIAVSYFIIANNVKDLGNSGLLGIKWLILLYLIQTFAELCLSPIGLSLVGKLSPKRFASLLFGVFFLSNAAGYALAGTLGSILPNTGDKFLKATELGINLQDVLDKKVVPTAEQLDILSKNHISAENPVFVGFEIHNLYEFFMVFVVLTGIAAILLFSLKPVLKKLMHGVQ from the coding sequence ATGTCTACAGCAACAGCTAAAAAGGGTCACCCAAAAGGATTATGGGTATTATTTGGAACAGAAATGTGGGAGCGATTCAACTTTTATGGAATGCGCGCAATTCTTACTTTATTCTTGGTAAACTCACTAATGATGAAAGAGGAAGATGCTTCCTTACTTTATGGTGGTTTTCTTGGTTTATGTTATTTAACTCCGATGTTAGGTGGATTTATCTCTGACCGTTTTTTCGGAAATAGAAATTGTATTATGTTGGGTGGGGCAATGATGGCTGCCGGACAGTTATTATTATTTTTTAGTGCAAGCGTTTTTTCTACAAATTTGGGGTTAGCCAATACATTAATGTGGACAGCATTGGGGGTGATTGTATTTGGAAACGGATTCTTTAAGCCGAATATTTCAAGTATGGTTGGAAGTTTATATCCAAAACAAGAAAAAAGTAAACTAGATACAGCCTTCACTATTTTCTATATGGGTATCAACTTAGGAGCTTTTTTAGGTCAAACCATTTGTCCTTATATTGGTGATGTTGAAGTTGGTGGAATTAGAGATGTACATGCATTCAAATGGGGCTTCCTTGCTGCATCAATTGCAATGATTGTTGGAACCTTGGTTTTCTTCTTCTTAAAAAACAAATATGTAGTAACTCCTGAGGGAAAACCGTTAGGAGGATTACCTTCTAAAAATGATCATTCAGATTATGAAGAAGGAGAAGCACAAAAAGCTGTTTTCTCTACAAAATCTTTGATCATTGCAGTTATTTCTTTTATTGCTTTATTCTTCCTTTTCCGTTACATTCTGGATGGAAATAACTTTATCAAAACATTAATTTATCCGATTATCTATGCTAGTGGTATTACGTTAGCTGGATTGATTATTTCCGATAGCTCATTAACAAAAGTAGAAAGAGACCGAATCATCGTAATTTATATCGTTGCCTTCTTTGTTATCTTCTTCTGGGCAGCATTTGAGCAAGCAGGATCGTCACTAACGTTTATTGCAGATAACCAAACGGACTTAAATTTCTTTGGATGGGACATGCCGGCTTCCATGGTACAAGTATTCAATGGGGTATTCGTATTTGCATTTGCTTTGCCATTTAGTATTTTATGGGACAAACTAAGAGCAAAAGGGAAAGAACCAATGTCTCCAATGAAACAAGCCATCGGATTAGCATTGATTGCTGTGAGTTATTTCATTATTGCGAACAATGTAAAAGATTTAGGAAACAGTGGTTTATTAGGAATCAAATGGTTGATTTTACTTTATTTGATTCAAACCTTTGCTGAGCTTTGTCTATCACCTATCGGCTTATCACTTGTGGGTAAATTATCTCCAAAACGATTCGCATCTTTATTATTCGGTGTGTTTTTCCTATCCAATGCTGCCGGATATGCTTTAGCAGGAACACTTGGTTCCATTTTACCTAACACTGGTGATAAATTTTTAAAAGCGACTGAACTAGGTATTAACTTACAAGATGTATTGGATAAAAAAGTTGTTCCTACTGCAGAACAATTGGACATCTTATCTAAGAACCACATTAGTGCAGAAAACCCTGTATTTGTAGGATTTGAAATCCACAATTTGTACGAATTCTTTATGGTATTTGTTGTTTTAACAGGTATTGCAGCCATTTTACTATTCTCATTAAAACCGGTATTAAAAAAGCTAATGCACGGAGTACAATAA